The following nucleotide sequence is from Corylus avellana chromosome ca7, CavTom2PMs-1.0.
tgggaaagttttttttttgtatttccttAAGCCAAAAGTGGGTTAAATTTCTGCACCATGTGGCCTCATCCTTTGGCAATTTCATCCAGGCAACTTTGCAATTAATACAATGTCAATTATacaaaataggaaagaaaaaaaaaaaaaattagcgtTCTGAATGCACTTGTAACTGTTGTGTCCtatattaagaaaatataaagaaaaagattaattaatataCGTAAATAAACTCAAACCCATTAGCTTAAGTATTTGGACTCTAATAATATTCAAAtaagtatattaatatactcaAAATACTTGCATTAATTCCCAATGAATCAAGGATTCTCCTAAGGAAATTGTTAGGTACTGAAGAGTCAGGAAGACGAACACAGAATATTGGGTCCATGAACTTAGTAGGCCGAACATGAAATTGGACCCGTGGACCCAAGACCCAACCGTTTTGGGGAGGGTGGGTTATTTGGGCTTAAGGCCCACTGACCTGAGAACATCCTGCTACTACCACATGGAATTCCCTCTCCCGGCCACCTCAACAACTCTTCCCATTATTTCCAGGAAGGTGTGGTTTGGTTTGTTAGTTTTATGTTAGTTGAATTTGTTCATTGaaagaacatatatatttaGCGTATTCAAGACGATGaaattcataattattattttggacataatataaaaaagggtaaagtccacatactccctcaaactaacacccaattgacaatgttttccataaatttttaattatgacaatgtcccttccaaattaccaaaacattgtcaatgtccccccaatactagcaataagacaaaaatgcccctatagatttctcaataagacaaaaatactcttataaattcaaaaaaaaattgatttttttaaaaaagaaaaattttaatttaaaaaaaaaaaaattttaaacggaaatttttatttaaaaaaaaactatttttttatttagtttttttttttaaaaaaaatattcattttattaaacgaaaaatttattttttttaaacgtaaattattatttaaataaaattataaaaaaaataaaaaaataaaaaaaaacgaaaattttcaattttaataataataataaaaaaaagaatcgaaatttttttaatgtttttcttataaaattgattttttttttttaatttattaacgctttgtttgtttgtttgttttttttttttgttagttttaggttttttctaaaagtttttttttaaaaaaaaattaaaaaaattttactaagggtaatttcgtcattggggggaacattgacaatttttggtagtttggctgggacattgtcacaattgaaagtttgggagagacactgtcaattgagtggtagtttgagggagttatgtggactttcccctataaaaaaaagaattcaaaaattcattaacaaatgaaatttaaactaatagcgaaatatttttcaaccatACTTAATTACACCCCGAATACAGAATACAAGTCATCGACAACAAATGTGGGTGTTAATTTTCAACAAGTCatcattaatattttaagaatttctaAAAAGTAGATGATACTATTGGAAAATGTCATTTTTAACGAAATTATAAACGCAGTGAACAAATCTTGAGCTTGCTATTTAAGACAAAGGTACTATAAAGTCTCTAATGGGCCTAATATGAAAAGACTTCGTCATGTAAATATAAATCTTAAAGCATTTTGCACGCGTGGTTGTCATACTCATTACTCATGACCTTGTACTATGTGATGTGGCCAATTCTTGTCCATAAGctatatctttctttttaagttttacaacataatcttttttgttttcttcatattaGATTAAAAGCGAGGTTTAACTCTTAAGTCACTCTAACAAACAAATTGGAAAAGTTGGATTAAAAGTgttaaaagcaataaaatttcaaaGTCCGCAAATGAGACATGCTTGTTGCAATTAGCATAAACAAGCGAAGATTCTAAAGCAAAAAGTGAACAACATAAGAGATTGAATAAGGACCTTAGTATTGTaaataaattaagttaatgaaCATAATGTAGCTTTTAAAGGTATTCCGAATGGTGAACATGAGTGTCTAACATCGAATCACTCGTAaattttttctgtttatttttcatattgCTTCCGCTCATATTTTCatatcatcattatttcaacatgataTCAGAGTTATTTCAACTGTTTTGAAATCTTATTAGTCAAGACTATTTGGTAATGATATATTATTTGTTGTCAATATTGTTAGGAAATATATCTTATTTTCAGTGATACGTGAGAtgagatgcaaaaaataagattaaaattaaaacaagcaatcATAGAACACAGAGATTTACGTGATTCACCGCTAAAGGCTCaagttatattaaaaaatacttaattctctttaaaaaaagtgagaaaaacaattttcaaataaaaatataatattaatattaagaaaaatattatttaataaacatttaaatattaaaaaaaaaaaaatcatcttccTTCGTGGTTGTTCAGGCTTGTGGAAAATTTGGATGTAAGATTTATTTTTCGTTTGCCAATTAATATTAACACcggaaatgaagatttgaaatttATTACATTTTACTTGAGGCAGGAACACAATCTTCTTTCTGATAACAGAATCtcgaaaaaaccaaaaaaaaaaaaaaaaaaggaggaaaattgACTAGCCAGAGATGCTACAGCCTACAGCTACTCATTATTTCCTAGACTTCTACATTTCACAAAGCTAATGGCACGCAGTACAGTGGTTTTCACATGCTACTTACAATGGCCATCACTGGGATGAACTCTCTTCATCTCTCTTTTGTATGCTGGCTTGGATAGACAAGAGAATTGGCTAATTAATCTGTCAaatttgcgatttttttttttttttttttttggggtgggctGAAGGTAAACACTAGGAGAAGAAATCTGGGTTGTCGAATGGGTAATTCGGGTCAAGCTCAACCTTATCAAGTGAGAAATCCAAATTCAGAATTGGCGAATTGGTGGCGGAGGTTGGGGCAGAAATTATGTCGGTGAGATCAGAGTCCGAGGTTTGCACGTTGTGGCCTAGTCCATAGCAGTTCATATGGCATGGAGACATCGGAAACATGTTGGAATCAGATGTCGCCGGCGACAAAAACGTCGGAGAAAGACTACCCATGAAATTGTTCTCCAACATGGACTCACAGAAAAGAATGGCGTCCTCATTTTCGGATCCAATTGGtgttaaagaaaaggaaaatgacgGAAATATGTCATCCTCCTCCCTGGCCTCCAACCCCTCAGTCTTAACTGTAAGCCGAGCTGCAACATTGCATCCAATTTCCTGTGCTGGtttttctttgagtttttgttgttgtgcgtgatgatgatgatgatgatgattattctTGTTCTCTGTTAACCTTGGACTTTTCAACGGTGCCGATGCCACGTTTAAACGAGAGGATTGGCTACACGTGTGCCGCCCTCGATATGTTACCTCGAGGATATTTGGGTCTTCATCCGATCTCTGAACTAACTTTGTTGCCAAACACCCCTGCCCATGTCGATGTGTGCATCTATAGTAGCCCCTACAACAGAAACAACTTGCGATAAGAACAAGACgtacccatttttttattttgaactcttttttaataataaaagtaaatgtTTAACATCgaattagagaaagaaaaaaaaaaaaaaaaacgctaattatatttacccaaaataaattatatgagATTGTACTATTACAAAACCACccataaaaattatatgagaCGCCGGACATATTGGACCGGGGACCAAGGTTTGATATTTCTAACGTTAAAGAGTTGCGTGGAAAATGATTGAAACCACAAAAATTAACTTAGCTACAGGAACAATCAAGTTGTCAATTGTCAACCCCCCACCAGCATCGACCAAATTGTCAGaaaatatatgaagaaaaaaaataaataaataagtccGTACTTTTAATCAAAGCCTACGGCTACAATGGACAGAGTGTATCGGTTGGATCTAGATAAGTTCAAGTACTGTACATTTTTGTCCTCCTTTACTTTCCAAATAAAGAGACAATAccctaaaatattaacaatttttattgctttatatattcacaaaatacttaaaattaaaGTTAATCTTATATCAAAATATTTCTCAGTTAAAAAACGTCATGAAACAAGGCCTAAGTTAACCGGCTTATGAATTTTAATTCTATacttcactttttattttaattaaaaaaatattaaaatataaattaaattttaaaaagtattaatttaacaattaaaaagCGTCCTGAAACGTGTCCAATTTTTGTTGGCATACGTTGCGCACTCCCAATTATGTTGGTAGtaaaaatggatggaaaaagGTTCTCACCTCGGAAAGTTAGCTCCGAGGATGTCCTTCTGCCCATATTTTCTCCAGCTGTAACCATCGTCAACCGGCCCTTCCAGCCCTGTTCCAGAGCAAACCTTTACTTGCTCCGTCCATCGGGGCAATGTCTTCCTATATAACACACAAATCCCAACAATCTCAATCAAAAACCACATCATATTGATTGCCGGACCCCTAATTACCAAGAACCatgaattaaatttaccttttcttgTAGACATCTCTGTGCTTAGAATCCTGGTCAGAACCCGCACTTCTCGGGCTGCTGTTGGCAAAAGAACGCGGCGATTCCAGGATGCTGGTCATGGGCTTGGGCTGCTCTCCCCAATTTAGCGATGAAAGCGCTTTCTCATAGCAAGAAAGTATCTTCGAAACCAAGAATTCACGTGTTTCATTCGATGAAGAAGGGTGGAGATGGTTCAGGAGCTGCTTTGCTAGCTCCTTCCCCTGATTCAGCTCACTGATCAGAGCCGTTTGCTCCCAATCAACGGTCTTTTCcattttgataataaattttttttaaaaaaaaaatagcacaaactataGCTTGAAGAATATAAATGTCCGAAATGGAAGTGACAAAAGGGTTATGGAGAGGCTGAAAATTGCTGTAGAATCAAAGGCTGCAAACATGAAAGTTGGGTAGCTTCAATAACACCCAACTGGGTATTGGAAAATGACACTTCTTCTTCTCTATGAATTGCGCCTTGTTGAAATGTCCACGAAAAGTAACCTGAAACCCCAACTCTTGAATCAATGATTGATGATGCTAAGTGCTTCCTGAGCAAGATATAAACCTGAAGAAGGAGTGAGTTGAAAGACACTtttcctattcttttttttttttaatggataagCGAGATAAGCGAGAGAGTTGAAAGCTAACGTATTATAAGGAAAAGAGCAAAAGCCTTAGTCTTAGTGAAAGAAGGTGGGAGGAAGAGGGGAGATATaagggagagaaaagagaaggaaaagagagaagTTTGACCAAGGAAAACCGAgtaagatttatttattatttttattttttcactaaaTGGAACTGTTTCTTTTCATTGATTATAAAGAAATAGTGTGAGAGAGAAGGTCCAATTGCTGACCACTTCAAACCCCAACCCCTAAGATGGTCACAACACACGCACAACGAGGTCACTTTCTCTCATTTGGGCCCGTTTCGTAAAcgatttattttttgggttttgattctATTTTATAGCAAAAATTCATTGacgtgagaaaaaataaaaatatttgatataaaaaaattaaaaaaaatttgttttatattattttttttatttaaatagtaataaaaaattattaatgtgatgtaaaaaataagaaaatattaaaaaaataaaaaagtaagatAAATAGTATTGTGTCAAAGTCATGCCAAAACCGTTTATCAAACATACCCTTAATTTTTACTAATTTATTGTCCAAAATCATTAGcaacttagatttttttttttaaaaaaaaaaattatatataaaattctcatatttcAAACATATTTATTGTCTGAATTATCAATAAAATGACCAGTTCAAACCCCAACCCCCAAAGAGGGTCACAAAACATACACACAACAAGGTCACTTTCTCTCATTTGATCTTTACTAATTTATTGTCCAAAATCATTAACAacttagattttttaaaaaaattaaaaaattaaaaaattctcatatttcaatcatatttatttatttatttattttttaagaacacTTACGATTAGAAAAATGattggatctctctctctctccatctacCTCTCGCATACAAGGACAGAGCAACAACGCGGAAGAAGGTTTGAAGATTCCTTTGTCACGATCCGTTTCCGCTTATCTCTGACTTTCCCATGAAATCTTTATTATATACGCTCACATGGTATTCAGGGATAGAGATTaagaataaaagtaaaaaaacggGATGGAGATTAATGTGGCTTACGTAAAGTCTCAAGCGTCACGTCCAACCCATGGATTACGTTGATGTGATTGGTTTTCTGTGGACCCCAAACATGCATCGTTCATCACTGATATTTGATATCCTCTGTATTTTATTCTAAATccaatataatataaatgtgaaaagttCTAACACCTAACGTTGTATTGTATCCCAtgtaaacaaaattataaagttCATAATTACTTTTGAAATGTCtgcccttttattttttattttttaaaaaaagtaaagtaaagagagaagagatggtggggagatggtgggtagaatgcattgtagcattgATCGGGTTACAGTCGTAAATAAAAGGACAGACATTTCAAAAGTAATTGTGaactttataattttgtttacaTGGGATACAATACAACGTTAGGTGTTAGaacttttcacatttatattatattggATTTAGAATAAAATACAGAGGATATCAAATATCAGTGATGAACGATGCATGTTTGGGGTCCACAGAAAACCAATCACATCAACGTAATCCATgggtaaaaaaaagtaaagtaaagagagaagagatggtgggtagaatgcagaaaaaaaaaaaaaacatttcttacTGTAACCCGACTCCCTCCAATCACAAACTGTAAAAACTAATATAAGCACAACGATGATAAACGGTGAGAGAAAGTGTGATGAAGGACGATGGGggagaaaatgtcaaaaaagataaaaactcaCTTTTGAGTATACATTTTATATACCCTATTATACACGACATCGTATGTGGTATAcgttatatacatttttaaacaCAAAGAcgtcatttcatatatataaatagacgATTAACGATTAGCAATTTTTTTCAATCGCCTTTAAAAGCAGTTAGCAAATGATTAATAACCGTTCGCATTTTTCACCCCTAATCTCAAGCATTGCTTTGCTAATAATGTTTTGCGGAAACACACTACATCTATGAAGCCCATACTTCTTGAGCCTTAGAATATGTCATATTCACCTAACTCATTTAGAAAATCTTAAAATGTTTTTCCTGATGTTCCTACTGAAACTTGTGTATCGGTGAATTAACCTCCTTACACAGAGCTTTAGATAATGGGAAGACACTTATACTATACATGGTAATTGCTTGGACCacatatttcaataaaatctaTTTCCATGCTTATGAAAGAAACTTCATTTTCTAGTTGTGCAATTTTTTTCCGAGCTCAGTCTTTAATACCTTTAAACGCCAGTGTTTTAGATTTTCCAGTTAGAGCATTGGACcacatattttaataaaatatatttcccTGCTTATGAAAGAAACTTCATTTTCTAGTTGTGCAACTTTTTTCCGAGCTCAATCTTTAATACTTTTAAATGccattgttttagatttttcaattagACCCGATAACACAAATACTTGTCATATTTTTGTGTAGCTTGTATACCCGAAATCTCAAGGATTTGACTCTTGATCTCTTGTATTTCTGCTAAAGAAATCTGCTAGAAgtgaaaaatgaataatatttgctaaatttagataatatgtACATTTTAGTTAATCTGATAAAGATACTCTAACATacaagtttaaaataaaaataaaaataagactcatatttatgtatgtatttaCTTGATAAATTATCATAGCCAAAAACATGGATAATTAAGAAATTGGAGGTACAATGAACTTGACCACCTATACGTAACAGTActactactttttcttttttcttttttaataaccTCATCTCATTTAATTATTGCGAGACGAAGAAAATATCTAGAGCTTCTCTATTGCCAGCACCTCTTCTGAGACTATGGAAAATGTCAGTGTGTAATTAAGTCAAGTTGTGCTTCATGAAATTGGAGAATTTAATATCTTTCCAAAATGCCCAACAACTTGCACTATAAAATCTCAATTCTCATGTGCTAATAGTACAAGCAGGAGGAGATGGATTTGAATCAATAATTTTCGTTTTATTAGATGAATCACTTTTTGAAGACTTCAGAtgtataatatattaattatttatttctgaagattttgggttaaatattcatttaaaaaaagaaaaagaaaaattgggttCAAATTATAATAGAACGTGGGGAGATGTACAAATTACCAACTAGTGGCAACGtttatctattttgttttataaaccGTGGAACCACTGGGCACCACTCCCGCAGATCCGATttatatgctgttattttaattatatgctgtagtttaatcaatggtcaagattgaatttctcaaaattttacttcattttctctctcttattaaaagcttctaaaatTAAGTCAACTTTGAGATTTAATCTTAACAATTGATTAANNNNNNNNNNNNNNNNNNNNNNNNNNNNNNNNNNNNNNNNNNNNNNNNNNNNNNNNNNNNNNNNNNNNNNNNNNNNNNNNNNNNNNNNNNNNNNNNNNNNATGGCATGGAGACATCGGAAACATGTTGGAATCAGATGTCGCCGGCGACAAAAACGTCGGAGAAAGACTACCCATGAAATTGTTCTCCAACATGGACTCACAGAAAAGAATGGCGTCCTCATTTTCGGATCCAATTGGtgttaaagaaaaggaaaatgacgGAAATATGTCATCCTCCTCCCTGGCCTCCAACCCCTCAGTCTTAACTGTAAGCCGAGCTGCAACATTGCATCCAATTTCCTGTGCTGGtttttctttgagtttttgttgttgtgcgtgatgatgatgatgatgatgattattctTGTTCTCTGTTAACCTTGGACTTTTCAACGGTGCCGATGCCACGTTTAAACGAGAGGATTGGCTACACGTGTGCCGCCCTCGATATGTTACCTCGAGGATATTTGGGTCTTCATCCGATCTCTGAACTAACTTTGTTGCCAAACACCCCTGCCCATGTCGATGTGTGCATCTATAGTAGCCCCTACAACAGAAACAACTTGCGATAAGAACAAGACgtacccatttttttattttgaac
It contains:
- the LOC132186978 gene encoding probable WRKY transcription factor 53 — protein: MEKTVDWEQTALISELNQGKELAKQLLNHLHPSSSNETREFLVSKILSCYEKALSSLNWGEQPKPMTSILESPRSFANSSPRSAGSDQDSKHRDVYKKRKTLPRWTEQVKVCSGTGLEGPVDDGYSWRKYGQKDILGANFPRGYYRCTHRHGQGCLATKLVQRSDEDPNILEVTYRGRHTCSQSSRLNVASAPLKSPRLTENKNNHHHHHHHAQQQKLKEKPAQEIGCNVAARLTVKTEGLEAREEDDIFPSFSFSLTPIGSENEDAILFCESMLENNFMGSLSPTFLSPATSDSNMFPMSPCHMNCYGLGHNVQTSDSDLTDIISAPTSATNSPILNLDFSLDKVELDPNYPFDNPDFFS
- the LOC132186606 gene encoding probable WRKY transcription factor 53, giving the protein MEKTVDWEQTALISELNQGKELAKQLLNHLHPSSSNETREFLVSKILSCYEKALSSLNWGEQPKPMTSILESPRSFANSSPRSAGSDQDSKHRDVYKKRKTLPRWTEQVKVCSGTGLEGPVDDGYSWRKYGQKDILGANFPRGYYRCTHRHGQGCLATKLVQRSDEDPNILEVTYRGRHTCSQSSRLNVASAPLKSPRLTENKNNHHHHHHHAQQQKLKEKPAQEIGCNVAARLTVKTEGLEAREEDDIFPSFSFSLTPIGSENEDAILFCESMLENNFMGSLSPTFLSPATSDSNMFPMSPFSEEVLAIEKL